One Cystobacter ferrugineus genomic window, GAGGCGATGAAGGCCAGTGAGGAGCAAGAGGCCCAAGCTCGGGCGCGCCTCCTGGACGGACTCTCCAGCGGCTCCGTCTGGACCTCCCAGACCGCGAACGCGCACTTCATCGTGTTCGTTCTCCCCCAGCTCAAACGGCTGATCTGGATGTGCACCATCCTGGGCCGCTTCCTGCTGGGCCTGCTCGCGGGACGGTACCTGCTGCTCCAGGACGTGGAGCGCCACCGCGTCTGGCACCAGCGGCTGCTCCTCTGGGGAGGAGCCGTGGGCATGCTGGGCAACGGCGCGTGGCTGGTGGCGCAACGCCTGCGCCTGGCGGGGCTCGTGGATCCGGCGAAGGACCACTGGATGCTCGTCCTGCCCCCCCTCCAGGAACTGGGCTTCGTGGGCCTGGCCGCGGTGTACGTGGCCGCCTTCGCCCTGCTCTTCCAGCGCGAGCGTTGGCGCAAGGTGCTGGAGGTGCTCGCACCCGTGGGACGCATGGCACTCACCAACTACCTGCTGCAGACCGTGGTGAGCCTCTGCATCTATGACGGCTGGGGATTGGGCCTCGTCGGCCGGATGCCGCCGTCGCGCTGCGTGGCGCTCACGCTCGTCATCTTCGCGCTCCAGGTGCACTTCAGCCAGTGGTGGCTGTCACGCTTCCGCTTCGGCCCGGCCGAGTGGCTGTGGCGCTCGCTCACCTACGGACGGGCACAGCCCATGCGTCGGGAGCCCCGGAGCGCCGTGGAGATCTCCGTGAGCTGATTCCCGGCCGAAGGACGGAAGCCAGCCGCCCTCCGGCCCGGTGAGCACCCTCACAGGGTGACGTTCACCTGGAACTCGCCGCCGTTGGAGGACTTCGCGGTTCCCGTGACGGTGGTGCTGCCAACCTTGCGGCGCACCTCGCCGGTTCCGTCGTCCTCGATCTGCCCGGACATCTCCAGGTTCAGCGTGACCTCTCCCTCGAGGTCCCCGGTCATCTGGAAGGTGCCCACGAGCGAGCCCGTGAAGGTGCCGTTGGGGATGTTGCGCAGCGAGAGCTCCAGCGCCGGCTGGGCCGCCGTGTCGGTGGCCGTCTGGTAGGTGAGGCTCACCGGCTCCTCCTCCTCGGAGACGGTGACCTCGCCGTCGGTGTAGCCCGCCATCCCGACGCGCAGCCGCATCCCCTTGTTCGCCGACGAGCCCTGGTCCACCTGTCCGGTGATGTTCAAGGTGCCCCCGGCGTCTCCGGTGGTCGACTGGGCCGGGATGTTGGCGCTCGAGGCGGCGTTGAAGCCGGCGAAGCCGAGTTGGAGGGACTTTCCGACGGACTTGTCCAACCCGAGGTACGCGCGGCGGGCCTGCTCATCGGAGCTGAGCTCGTCGCTACAGGCGGACAGGAGGACCGTGACGGAGAGGACGGCGAGGACACGAAGGGAGGGAAGGTGCATGGCCCATGTGTACTCCGCCCCCTTGGAGGCACGCGACTGGTCGGCAGTGAAGGATGTGCACTCCTGGAAGGCCTTGCTGCCACGCTCCAGCATGTATCCTTCTCCGGCCCCCGAAGAGGAGATGCCTATGAAAATGAGCAGGATTGGTTCTGTCGCCGTATGGCTCGCGTGTGCCACGCCCGCGTTGGCGGAGGCCCCACGAGAGAAGGAAGTGTGGATCACCATGGGTACGGACGCGCTGGAGCCGGTACGCGGTGCCTTCCAAGCCAAGGGCCTGACGTTGGCGGCGCCCACGTTCCAGAAGGGTGGCGTGGCGGTGCTGCGCGTGAGCGACTCCCAGGTGGAGCAACTGGCGCTGGCGATGCACGACGAGCTCAACCGGTGCGCGGGATTCATCGCCCATGACTCCCAGGCAGAGGCCTTCGCGGCGGTGCAAGCCGACAACGCCCCCCAGCCCGTGGCCCCGCCCATCTACACCATCAACAACGCCCCCTCGGTGAAGGCGCTGATGGACGAAGTGCGGGAGTCGGAACTGCGCGGCACCATCAAAGCGCTGTCCAGCAACTGGACCAATCGCTACTACAACGTGCAGAACGGCGCGGACGCGTCCACCTGGCTCGAGAACGAGTGGAAGAAGCTCGCCACCGGGCGTCCGGACATCACGGTGGAACTCTTTCCGCACGGCTTCCTGCAATCCTCCGTCATCGCCACCATCCAGGGCACCACGCTGCCCGACGAGGTGGTGGTGCTCGGTGGCCACCTGGACTCCATCAACCTGAGCAACTCCACGAAGGGCACGGCGCCGGGCGCGGATGACGACGCGTCGGGCGTGGCCTCGGTGACCGAGGTGCTGCGCGTGGCGGTGCTCAAGGGCTACAAGCCGGCGCGCACCGTGAAGTTCATGGCGTACGCGGGCGAGGAGGTGGGACTGCTCGGCTCCAAGGCCATCGCCAACTCGTTCAAGGCCAACGGGGTGAACGTGGTGGGTGTGTTGCAGTTGGACATGACCAACTACCAGGGCAACACCTTCGACTTCGGCCTCGTGCAGGACAGGACGAACGCGCCCCTCAACACGCAGGTGCGCAACCTCATCGCCACGTACCAGCCGGAGCGGACCGTCGCCAACATCATGTGCGGCTATGGCTGTTCGGACCATGCCTCGTGGACCCTCGCGGGCTACCCGGCCGCCATGCCCTTCGAGGCGTCGCTGAGCACGATGAACCCGGTCATCCACGGCGAGGAGGACACCCTGACGTTCATGGGAGGCACGGCGGAGAACTCGGTGAAGTTCGCGAAGCTGGGCGCCTCGTTCATGGCCGAGCTGGCCAAGGGCGCCACCGAGGGCAACACCCCTCCTCCGGTCGGTGTCGAGCCCGGGGCGCTCCAGAGCGCCGCCTTCGATGCGACGTACTGGGCACCGGGTTGCTCGCAGGTGGGCTCGGGCTGTGACTCGGGCACGTTGCTCAACGGACGCGGGGGCGTGGGCCCCGAGCTGAACCAGCCCAACACGCTCCGGATGAGCTGCGCGGATGGCACCTCGGGCACCTACCACGTGGATGAGTCCCTCGACCGGCTCAAGGTGAGCACCCTGGATGGGACGATCCTCTTTCCGGGCAAGACGGTGAAGATCGAGGCGACCGTGTACGCCTACTCCACCACGGAGGACAAGCTGGACCTGTACTACTCGGCGAGCGCCACGAGCCCTTCGTGGCAGCTCATCGGCACGTACAGCCCGAGCACCACCGGCGTCACCACCCTCTCCGCCACGTACACCCTGCCCGCGAGCGGCGTGCAGGCCATTCGCGGCAACTTCCGCCATGCCGGCCCCAGCGGCACCACCAGCCCCGCGCGGGTTTGCAGCAGCGGGGGTTACGACGACCGCGACGACCTGGTCTTCACGGTGCCGTGAGGCGGGCGCCCCGGCGGCCGGTCACCGCTCCTCGGGAATCGTCAGGGCGCGCAGCAGTCGGCTCTCGCCCAACTGGACGCGCAGCAGCAGCACCGAGCCCGGGGACTGTCCGCGCACCGCCTGGGCGAACTCCCGCGGGTTGTTCACCGGCCGGCCTCCAGCCTCGACGATGACCATGCCCGGCTGGAGTCCGGCGCGCTCCGCGGGCGAGCCGGGTTCCACCTCGATGATCAACGCGCCCCGTGTCGCCCCCGGCACGAGGCGCGGATCCACGTCCTGCAGGCGCATGCCCAGCCGGCGGCCGGACTCCTCGCGCTCGTCACCGGAGGGCTCGGTGGAGGAGCCCTCGAGATCCGGCCGCTCGGCGAGCTTCACCCGTACCTCGC contains:
- a CDS encoding DUF418 domain-containing protein, producing MSEPSSPASLSTAHSRPVDSSERVILMDVLRGFALCGVFVSNSFSWFSGRALLPRDQVQALSASPLEAVVTALYYFFVNQKFVVLFSFLFGLGFSIQLARAEARGVPIVPLYSRRLLVLLGIGVTHMFALWVGDVLSTYALVGFALLLFRRSSDRTVLTWALMLIAGVPLLVSALQHFAPLLMHGTQAAAEAMKASEEQEAQARARLLDGLSSGSVWTSQTANAHFIVFVLPQLKRLIWMCTILGRFLLGLLAGRYLLLQDVERHRVWHQRLLLWGGAVGMLGNGAWLVAQRLRLAGLVDPAKDHWMLVLPPLQELGFVGLAAVYVAAFALLFQRERWRKVLEVLAPVGRMALTNYLLQTVVSLCIYDGWGLGLVGRMPPSRCVALTLVIFALQVHFSQWWLSRFRFGPAEWLWRSLTYGRAQPMRREPRSAVEISVS
- a CDS encoding M20/M25/M40 family metallo-hydrolase — encoded protein: MKMSRIGSVAVWLACATPALAEAPREKEVWITMGTDALEPVRGAFQAKGLTLAAPTFQKGGVAVLRVSDSQVEQLALAMHDELNRCAGFIAHDSQAEAFAAVQADNAPQPVAPPIYTINNAPSVKALMDEVRESELRGTIKALSSNWTNRYYNVQNGADASTWLENEWKKLATGRPDITVELFPHGFLQSSVIATIQGTTLPDEVVVLGGHLDSINLSNSTKGTAPGADDDASGVASVTEVLRVAVLKGYKPARTVKFMAYAGEEVGLLGSKAIANSFKANGVNVVGVLQLDMTNYQGNTFDFGLVQDRTNAPLNTQVRNLIATYQPERTVANIMCGYGCSDHASWTLAGYPAAMPFEASLSTMNPVIHGEEDTLTFMGGTAENSVKFAKLGASFMAELAKGATEGNTPPPVGVEPGALQSAAFDATYWAPGCSQVGSGCDSGTLLNGRGGVGPELNQPNTLRMSCADGTSGTYHVDESLDRLKVSTLDGTILFPGKTVKIEATVYAYSTTEDKLDLYYSASATSPSWQLIGTYSPSTTGVTTLSATYTLPASGVQAIRGNFRHAGPSGTTSPARVCSSGGYDDRDDLVFTVP